A genomic window from Purpureocillium takamizusanense chromosome 2, complete sequence includes:
- the EGT1_1 gene encoding Ergothioneine biosynthesis protein 1 (COG:S~TransMembrane:1 (o382-403i)~EggNog:ENOG503NW1H), with amino-acid sequence MPAVKEQLLGRVPIVASKLAGHAASTTTTTTMDVGQPEELTATAVAGAGAGDGGAPALDIIDIRRDKVEINLKDELAALFNPAAGAGARSLPTLLLYDAKGLQLFEDITYLDEYYLTNYEIELLKRSSAELASKIPAGSMVIELGSGNLRKVCLLLQAFEDQAKPIDYYALDLSQKELERTLAHVPAFTHVSCHGLLGTYDDGKEWLRQRELLRRPKCILHLGSSIGNFSRDEGAEFLQDFADLLQSENDCMIVGLDSCGDPDKVYRAYNDSKGVTHQFILNGLAHANEIYGEKVFDVDEWVVIGEYVYDDQGGRHQAFVAPVRETTVLGSVVKARERVKIEQSLKYSKLGAEKLWKGAGLVEEAVWTRHGEYGEYTPEQRVVIVIVIIITIIIIITITITITTTTTTITVNM; translated from the exons atgcctgccgtcaaggagcagctccttggccgcgtGCCCATCGTTGCCAGCAAGCttgccggccacgccgcctccaccaccaccaccaccacaatgGACGTCGGTCAGCCTGAAGAGCTGACGGCGACagctgttgctggtgctggtgctggtgatggtggtgcgcCGGCCCTTGACATCATCGATATCCGTCGCGACAAGGTCGAGATCaacctcaaggacgagctcgccgcgctcttcaacccggccgccggcgccggcgcccggTCGCTgcccacgctgctgctgtacgACGCCAAGGGCCTGCAGCTGTTTGAAGAT ATCACATATCTGGACGAGTACTACCTCACCAACTACGAAatcgagctgctcaagcGGTCGTCGGCCGAGCTTGCGAGCAAGATCCCAGCGGGATCCATGGTGATTGAACTGGGGAGCGG GAACCTGCGCAAGGTCTGTCTCCTCCTTCAGGCGTTTGAAGATCAGGCCAAGCCTATCGATTACTACGCCCTTGACCTGTCGCagaaggagctcgagcgcaCCCTCGCACATGTCCCGGCTTTCACGCACGTCTCGTGCCACGGCCTGCTGGGCACGTACGATGACGGCAAGGAGTGGCTGAGGCAGCGGGAGCTCCTGCGCCGGCCCAAGTGCATATTGCACCTGGGATCTAGCATCG GAAACTTCAGTCGCGATGAGGGCGCCGAGTTTCTGCAGGACTTTGCGGACCTGCTTCAGTCTGAAAATGACTGCATGATTGTCGGGCTCGACTCGTGCGGCGACCCGGACAAGGTCTA CCGTGCATACAACG ACAGCAAGGGCGTGACTCATCA GTTCATCCTCAACGGCCTCGCGCACGCCAATGAGATATATGGCGAAAAGGTCTTTGACGTGGACGAGTgggtcgtcatcggcgagTACGTCTACGACGACcagggcggccgccaccaggcCTTTGTCGCCCCCGTCCGCGAGACCACCGTCCTCGgctccgtcgtcaaggcccgcgagcgcGTCAAGATCGAGCAGAGCCTCAAGTACTCCAAGCTTGGCGCGGAGAAGCTCTGGAAGGGAGCCGGCCTCGTAGAAGAGGCCGTGTGGACGCGCCACGGCGAGTATGGTGAGTACACACCAGAGCAGAgagtcgtcatcgtcatcgtcatcatcatcaccatcatcatcatcatcaccatcaccatcaccatcaccaccaccaccaccaccatcaccgtaAACATGTGA